A region of Paractinoplanes abujensis DNA encodes the following proteins:
- a CDS encoding vWA domain-containing protein has product MAGNRFRYGAWRDGPDPLAPPYDVRAAVDEVGERVLEGDNLRDVLRDLIRRGPRDGRGLDSLRDRARRMRRDALRRGNLDGAVTRAQQLLDQAVATERDELRARDDDGSRFAEAVLDNLPRSTSRAVEELSDYNWASDEARRLYQQILDGLRREVVEQRFAGMKQALEQGDFDGVNEMVSDLNDLLEKHARGEDTGDAFQQFMAKHGQFFPENPQNVEELVDSLARRAAAAERLMRSLSPQQQEELSRLMDQALGDGPLRGQLGRMTDNLRALRPNLNWGRGERVRGPNDLGYGDAASALGEIGELDELLDQLGQEHPGATLDDVDVDMVERQLGRGAADDVRRLRELERELTRQGWVTRDAEGLTLSPKALRRLGRTALAQVFDDLSGRKQGQHDLRDAGAAGDLIGSSRRWEFGDEQPLDVVRTIGNAVRRRAGAGGVGVLPVRLEPDDFEVAETERRASAAVALLVDLSYSMFADGRWGPMKQTALALSHLVETQFPQDSLQIIGFGPYASTLSQGQLAAIEPSMEKGTNLQHALNLAGRHLRRHPGAEPVVLVVTDGEPTAHLEDGEARFWWPPLPETIRATVHEVDHLTRYGATLNFFMLGEDPGLQRFVAKVAERNGGRVFSPDAEELGRYVVDDYVRARRGRR; this is encoded by the coding sequence ATGGCCGGCAATCGGTTCCGTTATGGCGCGTGGCGGGACGGGCCCGACCCGCTCGCCCCGCCGTACGACGTGCGCGCCGCCGTCGACGAGGTCGGCGAACGCGTCCTCGAGGGCGACAACCTGCGCGACGTGCTCCGCGACCTGATCCGCCGCGGGCCGCGGGACGGCCGCGGGCTCGACTCGCTGCGCGACCGCGCCCGCCGGATGCGCCGCGACGCCCTGCGCCGGGGCAACCTGGACGGCGCCGTCACCCGGGCCCAGCAGCTGCTCGACCAGGCCGTGGCCACCGAGCGCGACGAGCTGCGGGCCCGCGACGACGACGGGTCCCGCTTCGCCGAGGCGGTGCTCGACAACCTGCCCCGGTCCACGTCGCGGGCGGTCGAGGAACTCTCCGACTACAACTGGGCGTCCGACGAGGCCCGCCGGCTCTACCAGCAGATCCTCGACGGGTTGCGCCGCGAGGTGGTCGAGCAGCGGTTCGCGGGCATGAAGCAGGCCCTCGAACAGGGCGACTTCGACGGCGTCAACGAGATGGTGTCCGACCTCAACGACCTGCTCGAGAAGCACGCCCGCGGCGAGGACACCGGCGACGCGTTCCAGCAGTTCATGGCCAAGCACGGCCAGTTCTTCCCGGAAAATCCGCAGAACGTCGAGGAGCTCGTCGACTCCCTGGCCCGGCGGGCCGCGGCGGCCGAGCGGCTCATGCGTTCGCTCAGCCCGCAGCAGCAGGAGGAACTGTCCCGGCTGATGGACCAGGCCCTGGGCGACGGCCCGCTGCGGGGCCAGCTGGGCCGGATGACCGACAACCTGCGCGCGCTGCGGCCCAACCTGAACTGGGGTCGCGGCGAACGGGTGCGCGGCCCCAACGACCTGGGCTACGGCGACGCGGCCTCGGCCCTGGGCGAGATCGGCGAACTGGACGAACTGCTCGACCAGCTCGGGCAGGAACATCCGGGGGCCACGCTCGACGACGTGGACGTCGACATGGTCGAACGCCAGCTGGGCCGGGGCGCGGCCGACGACGTCCGGCGGCTGCGGGAGCTGGAACGGGAGCTGACCCGTCAGGGCTGGGTGACCCGCGACGCCGAGGGCCTCACGCTCTCGCCCAAGGCGCTGCGCCGGCTCGGGCGTACGGCGTTGGCGCAGGTCTTCGACGACCTGTCGGGCCGCAAGCAGGGGCAGCACGACCTGCGCGACGCCGGAGCGGCGGGCGACCTGATCGGCTCGTCGCGGCGCTGGGAGTTCGGTGACGAGCAGCCCCTCGACGTGGTGCGCACCATCGGCAACGCGGTCCGGCGGCGGGCCGGAGCCGGCGGGGTGGGCGTGCTGCCCGTCCGGCTCGAACCCGACGACTTCGAGGTCGCCGAGACCGAGCGGCGCGCCTCGGCCGCGGTCGCACTGCTGGTCGACCTGTCCTACTCGATGTTCGCCGACGGCCGCTGGGGCCCGATGAAACAGACCGCGCTCGCGCTGTCCCACCTCGTCGAGACCCAGTTCCCGCAGGACTCGCTGCAGATCATCGGCTTCGGCCCGTACGCGTCGACCCTGTCGCAGGGCCAGCTCGCCGCGATCGAGCCGTCGATGGAGAAGGGCACCAACCTGCAGCACGCCCTCAACCTGGCCGGCCGGCACCTGCGGCGGCACCCCGGAGCCGAACCGGTCGTGCTGGTCGTCACCGACGGCGAACCGACGGCGCACCTCGAGGACGGCGAGGCCAGGTTCTGGTGGCCGCCGCTGCCCGAGACGATCCGCGCCACCGTCCACGAGGTCGATCACCTGACGCGGTACGGGGCCACGCTCAACTTCTTCATGCTGGGCGAGGACCCGGGCCTGCAACGCTTCGTGGCCAAGGTCGCCGAACGCAACGGCGGCCGCGTCTTCAGCCCGGACGCCGAAGAGCTGGGGCGTTATGTCGTTGACGACTACGTGCGGGCGCGCCGGGGGAGACGCTGA
- a CDS encoding helix-turn-helix transcriptional regulator gives MRAARLINLVLLLQARGTMTAAELAAELEVSERTVYRDVVALSAAGVPVYAQQGRVGGYRLVDGYRTRLTGLSRAEAEALFLAGLPGPAREMGMTEAAETARLKILAALPAGLQEASERAGQRFHLDAPGWFHDPQTPPVLAGLAQAVWHDQELAITYQRHDEVTRTVSPYGLVLKNGVWYLVGQVGEDLRTYRADRITGAEPTGRRFERDAAFALQEFWAERAVAFVRQMLREVITIRLSPDGVRVLRFVAETIAYDEAMVEADRPDPQGWVRTRLRVESLDVAYSYMLRLGPHVEVLEPQALRTRTAEAAQRTMDLYR, from the coding sequence ATGCGGGCGGCCCGGCTGATCAATCTGGTGCTTCTGTTGCAGGCGCGGGGGACGATGACCGCGGCCGAGCTGGCGGCTGAGCTCGAAGTTTCGGAGCGCACGGTCTATCGGGACGTCGTCGCGCTGTCGGCGGCGGGTGTGCCGGTCTACGCCCAGCAGGGCCGGGTCGGTGGGTATCGGCTCGTGGACGGCTACCGGACCCGGCTGACCGGTTTGTCGCGGGCCGAGGCGGAGGCGTTGTTCCTGGCGGGGCTGCCCGGACCGGCCCGCGAGATGGGCATGACCGAGGCGGCGGAGACGGCCCGGCTCAAGATCCTGGCGGCGTTGCCGGCGGGGCTGCAGGAGGCGTCGGAGCGGGCCGGGCAGCGGTTCCACCTGGACGCGCCGGGCTGGTTCCACGATCCGCAGACGCCGCCGGTGCTGGCGGGACTGGCGCAGGCCGTGTGGCACGACCAGGAACTGGCGATCACCTATCAGCGGCACGACGAGGTGACCCGTACGGTCTCGCCGTACGGGCTGGTCCTCAAGAACGGCGTCTGGTATCTCGTCGGCCAGGTGGGGGAGGACCTGCGCACCTATCGCGCCGACCGGATCACCGGGGCCGAGCCGACCGGGCGGCGGTTCGAGCGGGACGCGGCCTTCGCGCTCCAGGAGTTCTGGGCCGAGCGGGCCGTCGCGTTCGTGCGGCAGATGCTGCGTGAGGTCATCACGATCCGGCTCAGCCCGGACGGCGTACGGGTGCTGCGGTTCGTGGCCGAGACGATCGCGTACGACGAGGCGATGGTGGAGGCGGACCGGCCGGATCCGCAGGGGTGGGTGCGGACCCGGCTGCGGGTGGAGTCGCTCGACGTCGCCTACTCGTACATG